In a genomic window of Equus caballus isolate H_3958 breed thoroughbred chromosome 9, TB-T2T, whole genome shotgun sequence:
- the FBXL6 gene encoding F-box/LRR-repeat protein 6 isoform X2, with product MRPGRSADSTHRGTPRRGWPARPRHGPPPEAPPRKSSAQPAGRCWPGVQATPLSRAHLARPRPFRRQPRPFRSSGAGCVARLVVMARGAARGARRRVRGAPPVMARGRSAEDWWWDRLAPSGSGYHLLQADSMLLVLPGPGPARARTHRRAARRAQRLRPPGTCAVAAKAKPRPAPAPEAPQGPDAGWGDRIPLEILLQIFGLLVATDGPMPFLGRAARVCRRWHEAASQPALWHTVTLSPPLAGRPALGEAKAEKKLLASLEWLMPTRFSQLQRLTLIHWKSQLVSESCPRLTFLKLSDCHGVTPDTLIMLAKSCPQLHSLDIQHSMVESTAVVSFLEEAGPRMQKLWLTYSSQTTAILGALLGSCCPQLQVLEVSTGINRNSTPLQLPVEALQQGCPQLQVLRLLNLMWLPKPSGRVVTPGPGFPGLEELCLASSTCNFVSNEVLGRLLHGSPNLRLLDLRGCARITPAGLRDLPCQELEQLHLGLYGMSDRLTLVKEGSALLTQKWCHTLRELDLSGQGFSEKDLDHALAAFSGIPGGSRPALCSLNLRGTRVTPSTVSSVISSCPGLLYLNLESCRCLPRGLKRAYRGPEEVQWCLEQLLTSLPSLS from the exons ATGCGACCAGGCAGGAGCGCGGACTCTACTCACCGCGGAACTCCAAGACGCGGCTGGCCGGCCCGCCCCCGGCATGGCCCGCCGCCGGAAGCCCCGCCCCGGAAGTCGAGTGCGCAGCCGGCGGGGAGGTGCTGGCCCGGGGTCCAGGCCACGCCCCTTTCGAGGGCACACCtagccaggccccgccccttccgTCGCCAGCCCCGCCCCTTCCGCTCCTCGGGGGCCGGCTGTGTAGCGCGCCTGGTGGTTATGGCTCGCGGGGCTGCCAGGGGGGCCCGGCGCAGAGTCCGGGGCGCGCCGCCGGTCATGGCGCGGGGCCGCTCGGCAGAGGACTGGTGGTGGGATCGGCTGGCTCCGAGCGGCTCCGGGTACCACCTGCTGCAGGCGGACAGCATGCTGCTGGTGCTGCCCGGCCCGGGGCCCGCCCGCGCCCGCACGCACAGGCGCGCTGCCCGCCGAGCTCAGCGGCTGCGGCCCCCGGGGACCTGCGCCGTGGCAGCCAAAGCCAAGCCCAGACCCGCGCCCGCCCCTGAGGCGCCGCAGGGGCCCGACGCGGGCTGGGGCGACCGCATTCCCTTGGAAATCCTGCTGCAGATTTTCGGGCTGCTGGTGGCGACCGATGGGCCCATGCCCTTCCTCGGCAG GGCTGCACGCGTGTGCCGCCGCTGGCACGAGGCCGCCTCCCAGCCCGCGCTCTGGCACACCGTGACCCTGTCTCCTCCGCTGGCTGGCCGCCCCGCCCTTGGCGAGGCCAAGGCCGAGAAGAAGctccttgcatccctggagtgGCTTATGCCCACTCG GTTCTCACAGCTCCAGAGGCTGACCCTCATCCACTGGAAGTCCCAG CTGGTTAGCGAGTCCTGTCCTCGGCTCACCTTCCTCAAGCTTTCTGATTGCCATGGTGTGACCCCTGACACTCTGATCATGCTAGCCAAATCCTGCCCCCAGCTCCACAGCCTGGACATACAGCACTCCATG GTGGAGTCCACGGCTGTGGTaagcttcttggaggaggcaggCCCCCGAATGCAAAAGCTGTGGCTGACTTACAGCTCCCAGACAACAGCCATCTTGGGTGCGCTGCTG GGCAGCTGCTGCCCCCAGCTCCAGGTCCTGGAGGTGAGCACCGGCATCAACCGCAACAGCACTCCGCTCCAGCTGCCTGTTGAGGCCCTGCAGCAAGGCTGCCCTCAGCTGCAG GTGCTGCGGCTGCTAAACCTGATGTGGCTGCCTAAGCCTTCCGGGCGAGTGGTGACTCCTGGCCCAGGCTTCCCGGGCCTCGAGGAGCTCTGCCTCGCCAGCTCCACCTGCAACTTTGTGAGCAATGAGGTCCTGGGCCGCTTGCTCCATGGCTCCCCTAACCTGCGCCTGTTGGATCTTCGTGGCTGTGCTCGCATCACGCCTGCTGGCCTGCGTGATCTGCCATGTCAGG AGCTGGAGCAGCTTCACCTGGGCTTGTACGGCATGTCGGACCGGCTGACTCTAGTTAAGGAGGGCAGCGCCCTATTGACCCAGAAGTGGTGCCACACGCTGAGGGAACTGGACTTGAGTGGCCAGGGTTTCAGCGAGAAGGACCTGGATCACGCCCTAGCTGCCTTTTCAGGCATCCCTGGGGGCTCACGCCCAGCCCTGTGCTCCCTCAACCTCAGGGGCACCCGGGTCACACCAAGCACTGTCAG CTCTGTGATCAGCAGCTGTCCAGGCCTGCTGTACCTCAACCTGGAGTCCTGCCGCTGCCTTCCCCGGGGCTTGAAGCGGGCCTATCGGGGCCCAGAGGAAGTGCAGTGGTGCCTGGAGCAGCTGCTCACCAGCCTCCCGTCCCTCAGCTAG
- the FBXL6 gene encoding F-box/LRR-repeat protein 6 isoform X1 produces MRPGRSADSTHRGTPRRGWPARPRHGPPPEAPPRKSSAQPAGRCWPGVQATPLSRAHLARPRPFRRQPRPFRSSGAGCVARLVVMARGAARGARRRVRGAPPVMARGRSAEDWWWDRLAPSGSGYHLLQADSMLLVLPGPGPARARTHRRAARRAQRLRPPGTCAVAAKAKPRPAPAPEAPQGPDAGWGDRIPLEILLQIFGLLVATDGPMPFLGRAARVCRRWHEAASQPALWHTVTLSPPLAGRPALGEAKAEKKLLASLEWLMPTRVGRTPTEGAVWEHFAALLLLSAQVLTAPEADPHPLEVPGTPRVEGESSRLPCLPAVTLSGCPGLPGSGSGTLEPTAAPWGCLPGSPFLLSPPAGRCQRWEHLSGPGMGRKEVIAEAVKWGWHEPLVSFLYGPQPALPQFWLTLCLPQLVSESCPRLTFLKLSDCHGVTPDTLIMLAKSCPQLHSLDIQHSMVESTAVVSFLEEAGPRMQKLWLTYSSQTTAILGALLGSCCPQLQVLEVSTGINRNSTPLQLPVEALQQGCPQLQVLRLLNLMWLPKPSGRVVTPGPGFPGLEELCLASSTCNFVSNEVLGRLLHGSPNLRLLDLRGCARITPAGLRDLPCQELEQLHLGLYGMSDRLTLVKEGSALLTQKWCHTLRELDLSGQGFSEKDLDHALAAFSGIPGGSRPALCSLNLRGTRVTPSTVSSVISSCPGLLYLNLESCRCLPRGLKRAYRGPEEVQWCLEQLLTSLPSLS; encoded by the exons ATGCGACCAGGCAGGAGCGCGGACTCTACTCACCGCGGAACTCCAAGACGCGGCTGGCCGGCCCGCCCCCGGCATGGCCCGCCGCCGGAAGCCCCGCCCCGGAAGTCGAGTGCGCAGCCGGCGGGGAGGTGCTGGCCCGGGGTCCAGGCCACGCCCCTTTCGAGGGCACACCtagccaggccccgccccttccgTCGCCAGCCCCGCCCCTTCCGCTCCTCGGGGGCCGGCTGTGTAGCGCGCCTGGTGGTTATGGCTCGCGGGGCTGCCAGGGGGGCCCGGCGCAGAGTCCGGGGCGCGCCGCCGGTCATGGCGCGGGGCCGCTCGGCAGAGGACTGGTGGTGGGATCGGCTGGCTCCGAGCGGCTCCGGGTACCACCTGCTGCAGGCGGACAGCATGCTGCTGGTGCTGCCCGGCCCGGGGCCCGCCCGCGCCCGCACGCACAGGCGCGCTGCCCGCCGAGCTCAGCGGCTGCGGCCCCCGGGGACCTGCGCCGTGGCAGCCAAAGCCAAGCCCAGACCCGCGCCCGCCCCTGAGGCGCCGCAGGGGCCCGACGCGGGCTGGGGCGACCGCATTCCCTTGGAAATCCTGCTGCAGATTTTCGGGCTGCTGGTGGCGACCGATGGGCCCATGCCCTTCCTCGGCAG GGCTGCACGCGTGTGCCGCCGCTGGCACGAGGCCGCCTCCCAGCCCGCGCTCTGGCACACCGTGACCCTGTCTCCTCCGCTGGCTGGCCGCCCCGCCCTTGGCGAGGCCAAGGCCGAGAAGAAGctccttgcatccctggagtgGCTTATGCCCACTCG GGTGGGGAGGACGCCGACAGAAGGGGCAGTGTGGGAACACTTTGCAGCTCTGCTTCTGCTGTCGGCCCAGGTTCTCACAGCTCCAGAGGCTGACCCTCATCCACTGGAAGTCCCAGGTACACCCCGTGTTGAAGGTGAGAGCTCGAGGCTGCCCTGCCTACCAGCCGTGACACTCTCGGGTTGCCCAGGACTTCCAGGGAGTGGGTCAGGCACCCTGGAGCCCACCGCTGCCCCATGGGGATGCCTGCCTGGTTCTCCTTTCCTGTTGTCTCCTCCAGCAGGGAGGTGTCAGAGATGGGAGCACCTAAGTGGGCCTGGCATGGGCAGAAAGGAGGTCATAGCTGAGGCAGTAAAATGGGGTTGGCACGAGCCAttggtttctttcctttatgGACCACAGCCTGCCCTCCCCCAATTCTGGCTGACTCTCTGTCTTCCACAGCTGGTTAGCGAGTCCTGTCCTCGGCTCACCTTCCTCAAGCTTTCTGATTGCCATGGTGTGACCCCTGACACTCTGATCATGCTAGCCAAATCCTGCCCCCAGCTCCACAGCCTGGACATACAGCACTCCATG GTGGAGTCCACGGCTGTGGTaagcttcttggaggaggcaggCCCCCGAATGCAAAAGCTGTGGCTGACTTACAGCTCCCAGACAACAGCCATCTTGGGTGCGCTGCTG GGCAGCTGCTGCCCCCAGCTCCAGGTCCTGGAGGTGAGCACCGGCATCAACCGCAACAGCACTCCGCTCCAGCTGCCTGTTGAGGCCCTGCAGCAAGGCTGCCCTCAGCTGCAG GTGCTGCGGCTGCTAAACCTGATGTGGCTGCCTAAGCCTTCCGGGCGAGTGGTGACTCCTGGCCCAGGCTTCCCGGGCCTCGAGGAGCTCTGCCTCGCCAGCTCCACCTGCAACTTTGTGAGCAATGAGGTCCTGGGCCGCTTGCTCCATGGCTCCCCTAACCTGCGCCTGTTGGATCTTCGTGGCTGTGCTCGCATCACGCCTGCTGGCCTGCGTGATCTGCCATGTCAGG AGCTGGAGCAGCTTCACCTGGGCTTGTACGGCATGTCGGACCGGCTGACTCTAGTTAAGGAGGGCAGCGCCCTATTGACCCAGAAGTGGTGCCACACGCTGAGGGAACTGGACTTGAGTGGCCAGGGTTTCAGCGAGAAGGACCTGGATCACGCCCTAGCTGCCTTTTCAGGCATCCCTGGGGGCTCACGCCCAGCCCTGTGCTCCCTCAACCTCAGGGGCACCCGGGTCACACCAAGCACTGTCAG CTCTGTGATCAGCAGCTGTCCAGGCCTGCTGTACCTCAACCTGGAGTCCTGCCGCTGCCTTCCCCGGGGCTTGAAGCGGGCCTATCGGGGCCCAGAGGAAGTGCAGTGGTGCCTGGAGCAGCTGCTCACCAGCCTCCCGTCCCTCAGCTAG
- the TMEM249 gene encoding cation channel sperm-associated auxiliary subunit TMEM249, giving the protein MFRHPTLQVRAVNQTVQEAPGKSATVGRGRWQQTSRPVDDRLYQIQIPKGRITGLPTTSSGKPFQLWALGHLCTERHLAKRLKDNSFYPFTQQQPNVFVLEYYLDTLWKGTLLFVVCLLFVSFGFLSQVQNQETWGFPAYGVGVGLWLMISSLPRRRLVLNHTRGMYHFSIEGRTVCQGPMHLIYLRLALNSDAYGRCFFQLVLCGHKLEPLVLVQLSERYEQMEYLGRHIARKLNINYFDYLATSYRHVVRHWPLGTTFNPGVVLRKTGAYEKQGSQSDLDV; this is encoded by the exons ATGTTCCGCCACCCCACCCTTCAGGTGAGGGCTGTGAACCAGACTGTACAGGAGGCCCCCG GTAAGAGCGCAACTGTGGGCAGAGGGCGGTGGCAGCAGACGAGCCGCCCAGTTGACGACCGCCTGTACCAGATCCAGATCCCCAAGGGCCGGATTACCGGCTTGCCCACGACCTCCAGCGGCAAGCCTTTCCAGCTCTGGGCCCTAGGACACTTGTGCACCGAGCGCCACCTGGCCAAGCGCCTCAAGGACAACAGCTTCTACCCGTTCACGCAGCAGCAGCCCAATG TCTTCGTGCTCGAGTACTACCTGGACACGCTGTGGAAGGGGACGCTGCTCTTCGTCGTCTGCCTCTTATTCGTCAGCTTCGGCTTCTTGAGTCAG GTGCAGAACCAGGAGACTTGGGGCTTCCCCGCGTacggcgtgggcgtgggcctgtgGCTCATGATCTCGTCGCTGCCGCGGCGCCGCCTGGTGCTGAACCACACGCGCGGCATGTACCACTTCTCCATCGAGGGCCGCACAGTGTGTCAGGGACCCATGCACCTGATCTACTTGCGCCTGGCACTCAACTCGGACG CCTACGGAAGGTGCTTCTTCCAGCTGGTTCTGTGCGGCCACAAGCTGGAGCCGCTGGTGTTGGTGCAGCTTTCAGAGCGCTACGAG CAAATGGAATACCTGGGCCGTCACATCGCCCGGAAGCTCAACATTAACTACTTCGACTACCTAGCCACGTCCTACCGGCACGTGGTCCGCCACTGGCCGCTGGGGACCACTTTCAACCCAGGCGTGGTGCTGCGCAAGACCGGCGCCTACGAAAAGCAGGGCTCTCAGTCCGACCTGGACGTGTAG
- the FBXL6 gene encoding F-box/LRR-repeat protein 6 isoform X3, translating into MRPGRSADSTHRGTPRRGWPARPRHGPPPEAPPRKSSAQPAGRCWPGVQATPLSRAHLARPRPFRRQPRPFRSSGAGCVARLVVMARGAARGARRRVRGAPPVMARGRSAEDWWWDRLAPSGSGYHLLQADSMLLVLPGPGPARARTHRRAARRAQRLRPPGTCAVAAKAKPRPAPAPEAPQGPDAGWGDRIPLEILLQIFGLLVATDGPMPFLGRAARVCRRWHEAASQPALWHTVTLSPPLAGRPALGEAKAEKKLLASLEWLMPTRFSQLQRLTLIHWKSQVHPVLKLVSESCPRLTFLKLSDCHGVTPDTLIMLAKSCPQLHSLDIQHSMVESTAVVSFLEEAGPRMQKLWLTYSSQTTAILGALLGSCCPQLQVLEVSTGINRNSTPLQLPVEALQQGCPQLQVLRLLNLMWLPKPSGRVVTPGPGFPGLEELCLASSTCNFVSNEVLGRLLHGSPNLRLLDLRGCARITPAGLRDLPCQELEQLHLGLYGMSDRLTLVKEGSALLTQKWCHTLRELDLSGQGFSEKDLDHALAAFSGIPGGSRPALCSLNLRGTRVTPSTVSSVISSCPGLLYLNLESCRCLPRGLKRAYRGPEEVQWCLEQLLTSLPSLS; encoded by the exons ATGCGACCAGGCAGGAGCGCGGACTCTACTCACCGCGGAACTCCAAGACGCGGCTGGCCGGCCCGCCCCCGGCATGGCCCGCCGCCGGAAGCCCCGCCCCGGAAGTCGAGTGCGCAGCCGGCGGGGAGGTGCTGGCCCGGGGTCCAGGCCACGCCCCTTTCGAGGGCACACCtagccaggccccgccccttccgTCGCCAGCCCCGCCCCTTCCGCTCCTCGGGGGCCGGCTGTGTAGCGCGCCTGGTGGTTATGGCTCGCGGGGCTGCCAGGGGGGCCCGGCGCAGAGTCCGGGGCGCGCCGCCGGTCATGGCGCGGGGCCGCTCGGCAGAGGACTGGTGGTGGGATCGGCTGGCTCCGAGCGGCTCCGGGTACCACCTGCTGCAGGCGGACAGCATGCTGCTGGTGCTGCCCGGCCCGGGGCCCGCCCGCGCCCGCACGCACAGGCGCGCTGCCCGCCGAGCTCAGCGGCTGCGGCCCCCGGGGACCTGCGCCGTGGCAGCCAAAGCCAAGCCCAGACCCGCGCCCGCCCCTGAGGCGCCGCAGGGGCCCGACGCGGGCTGGGGCGACCGCATTCCCTTGGAAATCCTGCTGCAGATTTTCGGGCTGCTGGTGGCGACCGATGGGCCCATGCCCTTCCTCGGCAG GGCTGCACGCGTGTGCCGCCGCTGGCACGAGGCCGCCTCCCAGCCCGCGCTCTGGCACACCGTGACCCTGTCTCCTCCGCTGGCTGGCCGCCCCGCCCTTGGCGAGGCCAAGGCCGAGAAGAAGctccttgcatccctggagtgGCTTATGCCCACTCG GTTCTCACAGCTCCAGAGGCTGACCCTCATCCACTGGAAGTCCCAGGTACACCCCGTGTTGAAG CTGGTTAGCGAGTCCTGTCCTCGGCTCACCTTCCTCAAGCTTTCTGATTGCCATGGTGTGACCCCTGACACTCTGATCATGCTAGCCAAATCCTGCCCCCAGCTCCACAGCCTGGACATACAGCACTCCATG GTGGAGTCCACGGCTGTGGTaagcttcttggaggaggcaggCCCCCGAATGCAAAAGCTGTGGCTGACTTACAGCTCCCAGACAACAGCCATCTTGGGTGCGCTGCTG GGCAGCTGCTGCCCCCAGCTCCAGGTCCTGGAGGTGAGCACCGGCATCAACCGCAACAGCACTCCGCTCCAGCTGCCTGTTGAGGCCCTGCAGCAAGGCTGCCCTCAGCTGCAG GTGCTGCGGCTGCTAAACCTGATGTGGCTGCCTAAGCCTTCCGGGCGAGTGGTGACTCCTGGCCCAGGCTTCCCGGGCCTCGAGGAGCTCTGCCTCGCCAGCTCCACCTGCAACTTTGTGAGCAATGAGGTCCTGGGCCGCTTGCTCCATGGCTCCCCTAACCTGCGCCTGTTGGATCTTCGTGGCTGTGCTCGCATCACGCCTGCTGGCCTGCGTGATCTGCCATGTCAGG AGCTGGAGCAGCTTCACCTGGGCTTGTACGGCATGTCGGACCGGCTGACTCTAGTTAAGGAGGGCAGCGCCCTATTGACCCAGAAGTGGTGCCACACGCTGAGGGAACTGGACTTGAGTGGCCAGGGTTTCAGCGAGAAGGACCTGGATCACGCCCTAGCTGCCTTTTCAGGCATCCCTGGGGGCTCACGCCCAGCCCTGTGCTCCCTCAACCTCAGGGGCACCCGGGTCACACCAAGCACTGTCAG CTCTGTGATCAGCAGCTGTCCAGGCCTGCTGTACCTCAACCTGGAGTCCTGCCGCTGCCTTCCCCGGGGCTTGAAGCGGGCCTATCGGGGCCCAGAGGAAGTGCAGTGGTGCCTGGAGCAGCTGCTCACCAGCCTCCCGTCCCTCAGCTAG